Proteins encoded together in one Halalkaliarchaeum sp. AArc-CO window:
- a CDS encoding DNA-directed RNA polymerase subunit P: MAYKCSRCKRDVELDEYGGVRCPYCGHRVLLKERGGGIKEVEVE; the protein is encoded by the coding sequence ATGGCGTACAAGTGTTCCCGCTGCAAACGCGACGTCGAACTCGACGAGTACGGCGGCGTCCGCTGTCCGTACTGCGGCCACCGCGTGCTGTTGAAGGAGCGCGGCGGCGGCATCAAGGAAGTCGAGGTCGAGTAA
- a CDS encoding acc operon protein codes for MQLHIPEDASDEEAAAIAAAIGAHLRDRAAAAADAGAEPNWDGKRWAFAGRLEGLGTRGARDFRLRDGTPTDPWTASGRRNRF; via the coding sequence ATGCAACTTCACATCCCCGAGGACGCGTCCGACGAGGAGGCGGCGGCCATCGCCGCGGCGATCGGTGCCCACCTGCGGGATCGGGCCGCAGCCGCAGCCGACGCCGGGGCCGAGCCGAACTGGGACGGCAAGCGATGGGCGTTCGCAGGTCGCCTCGAGGGGCTCGGAACGCGCGGCGCTCGCGATTTCCGACTTCGCGACGGGACGCCGACTGATCCCTGGACTGCCAGCGGGCGTCGGAACCGGTTTTAA
- a CDS encoding acyl-CoA carboxylase subunit beta — MKVHVGSGATDEEAEAIAAALSEHLAVEIEVHVGDEGAPTATATPPETEYPLEDDLGPTEREAALREEIEDILEGGPEKYRDRLPEQGKLFVRDRLELWFGEEDRPVDPDPGQGGDGEAPTGLRFEDGKFAHFDAWHPNSPEVEEYEEGNRVPADGLITGAATFEGRDLHFMANDFTVKAGSMAAHGVEKFLRMQQRALKTGKPVLYLMDSSGGRIDQQTGFFANREGIGKYYYNHSMLSGRVPQICVLYGPCIAGAAYTPVFADFTIMVEGMSAMAIASPRMVKMVTGEEIDLEELGGPAVHARHSGSADLIARDEAHARQLVAELISYLPDKAGDAPPRSEPKPPRYSPDGIDELVPEEPNRPYDVHDLIERVVDAESVLELRPDYGTEIVTALARIDGRPVGVVANQPTQRSGAIFPDSASKAAEFIWTCDAYEIPLLYLCDTPGFMAGSQVEKDGILEEGKKFIYATSAASVPQQTVIVRKAYGAGIYAMGGPAYDPESVIGLPSGEIAIMGPEAAINAVYARKLGEIDDPEERERRERELRAEYREDIDVHRMASEVVIDEIVSPSALRDELVARFDFYADLEKGVPDKKHGTIL, encoded by the coding sequence ATGAAAGTACACGTCGGGTCGGGTGCGACGGACGAGGAGGCGGAAGCGATCGCCGCCGCCCTCTCGGAGCATCTCGCCGTCGAGATCGAAGTCCACGTCGGTGACGAGGGAGCACCAACGGCCACGGCGACCCCACCGGAAACGGAGTACCCTCTCGAGGACGACCTCGGTCCGACAGAGCGGGAGGCCGCCCTGCGCGAGGAGATCGAAGACATCCTCGAGGGCGGCCCGGAGAAGTACCGGGACCGACTCCCCGAACAGGGCAAACTGTTCGTCCGCGATCGGCTGGAACTGTGGTTCGGCGAGGAGGACAGACCAGTCGACCCCGACCCCGGCCAGGGGGGTGACGGCGAGGCGCCGACCGGCCTGCGGTTCGAGGACGGCAAGTTCGCGCACTTCGACGCGTGGCATCCGAACAGCCCGGAGGTCGAGGAGTACGAGGAGGGGAACAGAGTCCCCGCAGACGGGCTCATCACCGGTGCGGCGACGTTCGAGGGGCGGGACCTCCACTTCATGGCCAACGACTTCACCGTCAAGGCCGGTTCGATGGCAGCCCACGGCGTCGAGAAGTTCCTCCGGATGCAACAGCGGGCGCTCAAGACCGGCAAACCCGTGCTGTATCTGATGGACTCCTCGGGCGGGCGGATCGACCAACAGACCGGCTTTTTCGCCAACCGCGAGGGCATCGGGAAATACTACTACAACCACTCGATGCTCTCCGGCCGGGTCCCCCAGATCTGCGTGCTGTACGGCCCCTGTATCGCGGGAGCCGCTTACACACCCGTGTTCGCCGACTTCACGATCATGGTCGAGGGGATGTCCGCGATGGCGATCGCCTCCCCGCGGATGGTGAAGATGGTGACCGGCGAGGAGATCGACCTCGAGGAGCTGGGCGGCCCCGCGGTCCACGCCCGCCACTCCGGTTCGGCGGACCTCATCGCCCGCGACGAGGCCCACGCCCGACAACTGGTCGCGGAACTCATTTCCTATCTCCCCGACAAGGCCGGCGACGCGCCGCCGCGATCGGAGCCGAAGCCGCCACGATACAGTCCCGACGGCATCGACGAACTGGTTCCGGAAGAGCCCAACCGGCCGTACGACGTCCACGATCTGATCGAGCGGGTTGTCGACGCCGAATCCGTCCTGGAGCTGCGGCCCGACTACGGCACCGAGATCGTCACCGCCCTCGCCAGGATCGACGGCCGCCCGGTCGGGGTCGTCGCAAACCAGCCCACCCAGCGCTCGGGGGCGATCTTCCCCGACTCCGCGAGCAAGGCCGCGGAGTTCATCTGGACGTGTGACGCCTACGAGATCCCCCTGCTGTACCTGTGTGACACGCCGGGATTCATGGCCGGCTCGCAGGTGGAAAAGGACGGGATCCTCGAGGAGGGCAAGAAGTTCATCTACGCCACGTCCGCGGCGTCGGTTCCCCAGCAGACCGTGATCGTCCGGAAGGCGTACGGTGCGGGGATCTACGCAATGGGCGGACCGGCGTACGACCCCGAGAGCGTGATCGGCCTCCCGTCGGGCGAGATCGCCATCATGGGGCCCGAGGCAGCGATCAACGCGGTGTACGCCCGGAAGCTCGGGGAGATCGACGACCCGGAGGAACGCGAGCGCCGCGAACGGGAGCTCAGAGCGGAGTACCGGGAGGACATCGACGTCCATCGGATGGCCAGCGAGGTCGTCATCGACGAGATCGTCTCTCCCTCGGCGCTCAGGGACGAACTCGTCGCCCGGTTCGACTTCTATGCGGACCTCGAGAAAGGCGTCCCGGACAAGAAACACGGGACGATCCTTTGA
- a CDS encoding acyl-CoA carboxylase subunit beta gives MTTDDRIEELRRRRENAEKGGGKARIEAQHDRGKMTARERIDYFLDDGTFHEFDQFRTHRTHKFGMEEKQIPGDGVVTGYGEVNGRTVFVFAHDFTVFGGSLGEVFAEKVCKVMDKAMDVGAPVVGLNDSAGARIQEGVASLAGYAEIFRRNTEASGVVPQISAIMGPCAGGAVYSPAITDFTFMVKDTSHMFITGPDVIETVTGEQVSFEELGGAVTHSSTSGVAHFAADSEEDALDDIARLLSYLPQNNVEDPPRVEPWDDPERTPEELSELVPNEPRKPYDMVAVIEAVVDEGSFFEVHENFAKNIVVGFARLDGYSVGVVANQPRVNAGTLDIEASQKGARFVRFCDAFNIPIVTFEDVPGFMPGTDQEHNGIIRHGAKLLYAFSEATVPLLTVITRKAYGGAYCVMSSKHIGGDVNYAWPTAEIAVMGPKGAVNILYSDELEAASDTEARREELIEEYREEFANPYTAADRGFVDDVIEPPDTRKRLVDDLEMLLSKRESLPEKKHGNIPI, from the coding sequence ATGACGACCGACGACCGCATCGAGGAGCTCCGTCGCCGACGCGAAAACGCGGAGAAAGGCGGCGGAAAAGCGCGGATCGAGGCCCAGCACGATCGGGGGAAGATGACCGCCAGGGAGCGGATCGACTACTTCCTCGACGACGGGACGTTCCACGAGTTCGATCAGTTCCGGACTCACCGGACCCACAAGTTCGGGATGGAGGAAAAGCAGATCCCGGGCGACGGCGTCGTCACCGGCTACGGCGAGGTCAACGGGCGGACTGTGTTCGTGTTCGCCCACGACTTCACAGTTTTCGGCGGGTCCCTGGGGGAAGTGTTCGCCGAGAAGGTCTGCAAGGTGATGGACAAGGCGATGGACGTGGGCGCGCCGGTGGTCGGGCTCAACGACTCGGCCGGCGCACGCATCCAGGAGGGCGTGGCCTCGCTTGCGGGCTATGCGGAGATTTTCCGGCGCAACACCGAGGCCTCGGGTGTGGTGCCCCAGATCTCGGCGATCATGGGGCCGTGTGCCGGCGGAGCGGTGTACTCGCCGGCGATCACGGACTTCACGTTCATGGTGAAAGACACCAGCCACATGTTCATCACCGGCCCGGACGTGATCGAGACGGTGACCGGAGAGCAGGTTTCCTTCGAGGAACTGGGCGGTGCGGTCACCCACTCCTCGACGTCTGGGGTTGCCCACTTCGCGGCCGACTCGGAGGAGGACGCGCTCGACGACATCGCCCGGTTGCTGTCGTATCTGCCCCAGAACAACGTCGAGGACCCGCCACGCGTGGAGCCGTGGGACGATCCCGAACGCACTCCCGAGGAGCTGTCGGAGCTGGTGCCGAACGAGCCCCGGAAGCCGTACGACATGGTCGCGGTGATCGAGGCGGTCGTCGACGAGGGGTCGTTTTTCGAGGTCCACGAGAACTTCGCGAAGAACATCGTCGTCGGCTTCGCGCGCCTCGACGGCTACAGCGTCGGCGTGGTCGCAAACCAGCCCCGGGTCAACGCCGGCACGCTCGACATCGAGGCGTCCCAGAAGGGCGCGCGGTTCGTCCGCTTTTGTGACGCGTTCAACATCCCAATCGTCACCTTCGAGGACGTCCCCGGATTCATGCCGGGCACCGACCAGGAGCACAACGGGATCATCCGCCACGGCGCGAAGCTGCTGTACGCATTCTCGGAGGCGACGGTGCCACTGTTGACGGTCATCACCCGGAAGGCGTACGGCGGGGCCTACTGCGTGATGTCCTCGAAACACATCGGCGGCGACGTCAACTACGCGTGGCCCACCGCCGAGATCGCGGTCATGGGGCCGAAGGGTGCTGTCAACATCCTCTACTCGGACGAGCTCGAGGCCGCAAGCGACACCGAGGCCCGGCGCGAGGAGCTCATCGAGGAGTATCGCGAGGAGTTCGCCAACCCGTACACTGCGGCGGATCGCGGCTTCGTCGACGACGTGATCGAGCCGCCGGACACGCGCAAACGGCTCGTCGACGACCTGGAGATGCTGCTGTCCAAGCGGGAGAGCCTCCCGGAAAAGAAACACGGCAACATCCCGATCTGA
- a CDS encoding type II secretion system F family protein, with amino-acid sequence MSVDADDKRLSLLDRALYALFARHADGTKHATARRRYRATDLRVSFDVFLSRLYALSWLLSSFACVLGVGLLLAVPDRTLAGVDAVLLRIASVQPFTAVSRLSIAVGCAAVLAVTVKAATIRTGGLYLRWMATARRNDIERTLPGAVRYLHSLSSGSDDAREMLRRTARNDAYGESAVAFRKTLNTAELTGSLDAGLRRVARDTPSRELLAPFLLKFREHAMQGEDALESYLRMESRMLSHRQERARTRASGYLELLAELFVVLLVLPALFVIVLTVMSVLAPGLAEPVSTPAGPVSMRALAVYGSAGFILLVGVAAVLVVESVRPDDQHTSYVRPDGPVATLKTARSNPASAAVVCVPLGVAVAIATTQSGTGPVNAILAGYVGYGLPVGVVALRRARLDDAKDREIRDFVHAVSGHVSLGRPFPEAVRVVAREVDLGPLDDDVADLGFNLGLTSAPEGVRERNVAAGGTLQGTSDRRTAALDRFVERVGTPLGEQTVGLVTGALEAGSDTETVFENLQSEIGRLYHEKQSLRSAMLVYAVVGWTTAILIVGIVVAVNQYIVDGFTQLSSTPGTAGFALDPATIDPERDGFRFYVVTQATMLASGWFAGIASRNRYEALLHSGVLVCICYLVFAGVGAI; translated from the coding sequence ATGAGCGTCGACGCCGACGACAAGCGACTGTCGCTTCTGGATCGTGCGCTGTACGCACTGTTCGCCCGCCACGCGGACGGGACGAAACACGCCACGGCCCGTCGTCGGTATCGGGCGACAGATCTGCGAGTCAGTTTCGACGTGTTCCTGTCCCGGCTGTATGCCCTGTCGTGGCTGCTTTCGTCGTTCGCCTGCGTCCTCGGCGTCGGCCTCCTCCTTGCGGTGCCGGACCGAACCCTCGCGGGGGTCGACGCAGTCCTGCTGCGGATCGCGAGCGTCCAACCGTTCACTGCCGTCTCCCGTCTCTCTATCGCCGTCGGATGCGCCGCCGTTCTCGCGGTTACGGTCAAGGCGGCGACGATCCGGACCGGTGGGCTGTATCTCCGGTGGATGGCCACCGCCCGTCGAAACGACATCGAACGGACGCTCCCGGGTGCAGTCCGGTATCTCCACTCGCTTTCCTCCGGGAGCGACGACGCCCGCGAGATGCTCCGGCGGACCGCCCGAAACGACGCCTACGGCGAGTCGGCAGTCGCCTTCAGGAAGACGCTCAACACCGCAGAGCTCACCGGGAGCCTCGATGCTGGACTGAGACGGGTCGCGCGGGACACGCCGTCCAGGGAGTTGCTCGCGCCGTTTCTGCTGAAGTTCCGCGAACACGCGATGCAGGGCGAAGACGCGCTGGAGAGCTATCTCCGCATGGAGAGTCGGATGTTGAGCCACCGCCAGGAACGGGCCCGCACCCGGGCATCCGGCTATCTCGAACTCCTCGCCGAGCTGTTCGTCGTGTTGCTCGTGTTGCCCGCACTGTTCGTTATCGTTCTCACGGTCATGAGCGTGCTCGCGCCCGGCCTGGCCGAGCCGGTGTCGACGCCTGCCGGACCTGTCAGCATGCGGGCGCTCGCCGTCTATGGGAGCGCCGGGTTCATCCTGCTCGTCGGCGTCGCTGCGGTGCTGGTCGTAGAAAGCGTCCGCCCGGACGATCAACACACGAGTTACGTCCGTCCGGACGGCCCGGTGGCAACTCTCAAAACTGCACGGAGCAACCCCGCAAGCGCTGCGGTCGTCTGTGTGCCGCTCGGCGTAGCCGTCGCGATTGCCACCACGCAGTCCGGCACAGGGCCGGTGAACGCGATCCTCGCCGGGTACGTCGGGTACGGGCTACCCGTCGGTGTCGTCGCTCTGCGGCGAGCACGGCTCGACGATGCCAAGGACAGGGAGATCCGCGACTTCGTTCACGCCGTTTCCGGACACGTTTCGCTCGGACGGCCGTTCCCCGAAGCAGTCCGGGTCGTCGCAAGGGAGGTCGATCTCGGGCCGCTCGACGACGACGTCGCCGATCTGGGGTTCAACCTCGGACTCACCTCCGCACCCGAAGGCGTCCGGGAACGAAACGTCGCCGCCGGTGGGACGCTCCAGGGCACCTCCGACAGGCGAACCGCCGCGCTGGATCGGTTCGTCGAGCGTGTGGGAACGCCGCTGGGGGAACAAACCGTCGGGCTCGTCACCGGCGCCCTCGAGGCCGGCAGCGACACCGAAACCGTCTTCGAGAACTTGCAGTCGGAGATCGGCCGGCTGTACCACGAAAAGCAGTCGCTGCGGTCGGCGATGCTCGTGTACGCGGTCGTCGGGTGGACCACGGCGATCCTCATCGTCGGCATCGTCGTCGCTGTCAACCAGTACATCGTCGACGGATTCACGCAGCTGTCGTCGACGCCGGGGACGGCAGGCTTCGCGCTCGATCCGGCGACGATCGACCCCGAGCGCGACGGCTTCCGGTTTTACGTCGTCACTCAGGCGACGATGCTCGCCTCCGGTTGGTTCGCCGGGATCGCCTCCCGGAACAGATACGAGGCACTGTTACACTCCGGCGTGCTCGTCTGTATCTGTTATCTCGTCTTCGCGGGGGTGGGTGCGATATGA
- a CDS encoding KEOPS complex subunit Pcc1 yields the protein MTDTHSATLSFIYPDEASASTVAAAVAVEQGELDDDRAGAAVALRDRTVEVTVDASDLVALRAGINSWTRLVDIAERTDEVAKRTGGADG from the coding sequence GTGACCGACACCCATTCTGCGACGCTGTCGTTTATCTACCCCGACGAGGCGAGCGCGAGCACCGTCGCCGCCGCCGTTGCGGTCGAGCAGGGCGAACTCGACGACGACCGGGCCGGCGCCGCCGTCGCGTTGCGGGATCGAACTGTCGAGGTGACAGTCGATGCGAGCGACCTGGTCGCGCTGCGTGCCGGGATCAACAGCTGGACCCGGCTGGTGGACATCGCCGAGCGCACCGACGAGGTCGCGAAACGTACCGGCGGTGCAGACGGTTGA
- a CDS encoding type II/IV secretion system ATPase subunit has translation MDGTPARPEGTNEGSSSSGRWNETHGGTPTVPPPEPPDSPDAWYAPEVRAQYEVIEDVVATIQEVDGEFRYDVREPGLAAGDRDGLRTVREYFSGGSHRRPLTREGAIERARRGFAPKYERALDRLLDASPAARRRIDYHALSALRLFDDLTPVALDGRVEVADVGDDAELVVHTDRFAPVHTGYAGDARFAERVAGERLGTYSVEFAGFEVDVVIYREHLLGSDQFTTKYAVLEPDLLPGDEQLIRECKARIWETNVTRVLEDRRSFVETRARQFLSRRLTARNTRAWLDATRYRLRSALSAYDLAVPPVDSRFAPDRLDDLVYYVLRDLVGQDILTVPIRDPHLEDVEANRIGERVKVIPRTGTLPSAGVGGDRVPTNLRFDEETRFVNVVTQLAAHDGTELNAATPSAKVNLDLDGVEQTVRCAVALPVISEGGPHVSIRKQATDVLTPVDLVENDTLSTELVTLLWLLYEHHGVGLFCGPTGAGKTTLLNAHMPFVGFDDRPISIDEGSREVVFPHETGISLTTREHENEYKRVTMAELMTETNYLNPDIEVIAEINTPASFETFAETLNTGHGLLGTLHADDVETLVNRLIEQGVPSYLLREIDLVVFPRHVDGDRYVGRIVEFLSAGEYEDLPTDAWETAPDDRVDRTDRAGVVSKGSSEIYWNTVAWRTTDGEFRFAYDHPNLGGADRSEKSTVGDGGRTERGPNALDNERFGFRFFHRLAERTDRPVSAVEREFHRKHRYVAYLVQEGITDVDELFSFLADLTADEAATVERVSRGRAETESPNGRPQAGGDR, from the coding sequence ATGGATGGGACGCCAGCCCGACCGGAGGGCACAAACGAGGGATCGTCGTCGAGTGGCAGATGGAACGAAACCCACGGAGGAACGCCGACTGTTCCGCCGCCGGAACCGCCTGACAGTCCCGATGCGTGGTACGCGCCGGAGGTGCGTGCCCAGTACGAGGTGATCGAAGACGTTGTCGCGACGATTCAGGAAGTCGACGGCGAGTTCAGGTACGACGTCCGCGAACCGGGGCTCGCAGCGGGCGACCGCGACGGGCTCCGAACCGTCCGGGAGTATTTCTCGGGGGGAAGCCACCGCCGACCGCTGACCCGGGAGGGAGCCATCGAGCGCGCCCGACGCGGGTTCGCCCCGAAATACGAACGGGCGCTCGATCGCCTGCTCGACGCCTCCCCGGCCGCCCGACGCCGAATCGACTACCACGCCCTCTCTGCGTTGCGGCTGTTCGACGATCTCACTCCCGTCGCGCTCGATGGGCGGGTCGAGGTCGCCGACGTCGGGGACGACGCCGAACTCGTCGTCCACACCGATCGGTTCGCGCCGGTTCACACGGGCTACGCGGGCGACGCCAGATTTGCCGAACGCGTCGCCGGGGAGCGACTCGGCACCTACAGCGTCGAGTTCGCCGGGTTCGAGGTCGACGTCGTGATATATCGGGAACACCTCCTCGGCTCGGACCAGTTCACGACGAAATACGCCGTCCTGGAGCCGGATCTACTGCCGGGCGACGAGCAGCTCATCCGGGAGTGTAAAGCGCGGATCTGGGAGACGAACGTCACTCGCGTGCTGGAGGACCGTCGATCGTTCGTCGAAACGCGAGCCAGGCAGTTCCTCTCTCGGCGGCTCACCGCCCGGAACACCCGGGCGTGGCTCGACGCCACCCGGTACCGCCTCCGGTCGGCGCTTTCGGCGTACGATCTGGCGGTGCCGCCGGTCGACTCCCGGTTCGCGCCCGATCGCCTCGACGATCTGGTGTACTACGTGCTGCGAGATCTCGTCGGTCAGGACATCCTCACCGTGCCGATCCGGGATCCACATCTCGAGGACGTCGAGGCCAACCGGATCGGCGAGCGGGTGAAGGTGATCCCGAGGACGGGGACGCTCCCGTCTGCCGGCGTCGGCGGCGACCGGGTGCCGACGAACCTCCGGTTCGACGAGGAGACCCGGTTCGTCAACGTCGTCACCCAGCTCGCGGCCCACGACGGCACCGAGCTCAACGCCGCGACGCCCAGCGCGAAGGTCAACCTCGACCTCGACGGCGTCGAACAAACCGTCCGGTGTGCGGTCGCGCTGCCCGTAATCAGCGAGGGAGGTCCCCACGTCTCGATCCGGAAACAGGCGACGGACGTCCTCACGCCCGTGGATCTGGTGGAAAACGACACTCTCTCGACGGAACTGGTCACGCTGCTGTGGCTGCTGTACGAACACCACGGTGTCGGACTGTTCTGCGGCCCGACCGGGGCGGGAAAGACGACGTTGCTGAACGCCCACATGCCGTTCGTCGGGTTCGACGACCGACCGATCAGCATCGACGAAGGGTCGCGGGAGGTCGTGTTTCCCCACGAGACAGGGATCTCGCTGACGACCCGCGAACACGAAAACGAGTACAAGCGAGTCACGATGGCCGAGTTGATGACCGAGACGAACTACCTCAATCCCGACATCGAGGTCATCGCGGAGATCAACACGCCGGCGTCGTTCGAAACCTTCGCAGAGACGCTAAACACCGGCCACGGGCTTTTGGGCACACTACACGCCGACGACGTCGAGACGCTGGTCAACCGGCTGATCGAGCAGGGGGTTCCGTCGTATCTGCTCCGCGAGATCGATCTTGTCGTGTTCCCCCGTCATGTCGACGGCGACCGGTACGTCGGCCGGATCGTCGAATTTCTCTCGGCGGGGGAGTACGAGGATCTGCCGACCGACGCATGGGAAACGGCCCCGGACGACCGGGTCGACCGAACCGATCGGGCCGGCGTCGTCTCGAAGGGAAGCAGCGAGATCTACTGGAATACGGTCGCCTGGAGGACGACGGACGGGGAATTCCGGTTCGCGTACGACCATCCGAACCTCGGGGGAGCGGACAGAAGTGAAAAATCGACGGTCGGGGATGGCGGCCGAACGGAACGCGGCCCGAACGCTCTCGACAACGAACGCTTCGGGTTCCGGTTCTTCCACCGGCTGGCCGAACGAACCGATCGCCCGGTGTCGGCAGTCGAACGGGAGTTCCATCGGAAACACCGTTACGTCGCGTACCTGGTCCAGGAAGGGATCACAGACGTCGACGAACTGTTCTCCTTCCTCGCGGACCTGACCGCCGACGAAGCGGCGACCGTCGAACGCGTGAGCCGCGGACGCGCGGAGACGGAGTCTCCAAACGGGCGACCCCAGGCTGGGGGCGACAGATGA
- a CDS encoding translation initiation factor eIF-2B: MIDETVAEIEEMRTHSSSTVAVKAARAFEELLDREYTSLTPFERDVEQNAGVLRRANPSHATLHNAVRELEDAVVGNADDVTSAKELLRKTIDRVIDDVESGKRRAAENAADTFANGETILTHDFSTTVLEAVEAAAASGRHLEAYVTEARPRYLGRKTARTLAGIDRVEPTLAVDSAMGHLLRNCDRVVLGMTCIADDTYYNRVGTFPIAATARQLDVPVVVVGSGAKVVGEEFVFENEFRPGSEVMLEPVEGVRIENPTYDATPLSLVDRVITDEGTFEPSEL; the protein is encoded by the coding sequence ATGATCGACGAGACGGTCGCCGAGATCGAGGAGATGCGCACACACAGCTCCTCGACGGTCGCGGTCAAAGCGGCCCGGGCGTTCGAGGAGCTGCTCGATCGGGAGTACACGTCGCTTACCCCCTTCGAACGTGACGTCGAACAGAACGCCGGGGTGCTCCGCCGGGCAAACCCCTCACACGCAACCCTCCACAACGCCGTCCGGGAGCTGGAGGACGCGGTCGTCGGGAACGCCGACGACGTGACGTCGGCGAAGGAACTGCTCCGGAAGACGATCGATCGCGTGATCGACGACGTCGAATCCGGCAAACGCAGGGCGGCAGAGAACGCCGCCGACACGTTCGCGAACGGCGAGACGATCCTCACACACGACTTCTCGACGACCGTCCTGGAGGCCGTCGAGGCCGCGGCTGCCTCCGGTCGCCACCTCGAGGCGTACGTCACCGAGGCGCGTCCGCGGTACCTCGGCCGGAAAACCGCACGGACGCTCGCGGGAATCGACCGCGTCGAACCGACGCTCGCGGTCGACTCCGCGATGGGCCACCTCCTCCGGAACTGTGACCGCGTGGTGCTGGGCATGACCTGCATCGCCGACGACACCTACTACAACCGCGTGGGAACGTTCCCGATCGCGGCGACCGCACGCCAGCTCGACGTGCCGGTGGTCGTCGTCGGCTCGGGGGCCAAAGTCGTCGGCGAGGAGTTCGTCTTCGAAAACGAGTTCCGGCCCGGAAGCGAGGTGATGCTCGAACCCGTCGAGGGCGTGAGGATCGAAAACCCGACCTACGACGCCACCCCGCTGTCTCTCGTCGATCGGGTGATCACCGACGAAGGGACGTTCGAACCGTCGGAGCTGTAG
- a CDS encoding 50S ribosomal protein L37ae, which yields MAKQKARSVGSAGRFGARYGRVSRVRVRDIEDEMRSATVDGNDVKRIGTGIWVDEETGETFTGGAYRPETPGGTQVKRSIRAALSGDDDE from the coding sequence ATGGCTAAACAGAAGGCCCGATCGGTCGGTAGCGCCGGGCGCTTCGGCGCGCGATACGGGCGCGTCTCCCGCGTTCGCGTTCGCGACATCGAAGACGAGATGCGCTCTGCGACCGTCGACGGCAACGACGTGAAACGGATCGGCACAGGCATCTGGGTCGACGAGGAGACAGGCGAGACGTTCACTGGCGGGGCGTACCGCCCCGAGACGCCGGGTGGAACGCAGGTCAAACGCTCGATCCGCGCCGCGCTGTCCGGCGACGACGACGAGTAA
- a CDS encoding P-loop NTPase → MVEAIAVASGKGGTGKTTSTLALGMALAADYEVTVVDADTGMANLLFHAGLDDVEVTLHDLLVEGTGTAVSEATYDRFGMRVVPCGTSLAAFERADPARLRDVVAELAGETDVLLLDSPAALGSKSAVLPLVLADRIVVVLQPTVPSLSDGLKAQEYARSYGTETAGILFNRVRGELGDVADRAERYFGGTTLAAVPESDAIRQGRRAGKPLLAHAPDSAAADAYREAASALEPRTGRADDVAARFKSAVVPETH, encoded by the coding sequence ATGGTCGAAGCCATCGCCGTCGCGAGCGGGAAAGGGGGGACGGGAAAGACCACGAGCACCCTCGCGCTCGGGATGGCACTTGCAGCCGACTACGAGGTGACGGTCGTCGACGCCGACACCGGGATGGCGAACCTGCTGTTTCACGCCGGTCTGGACGACGTCGAGGTGACGCTTCACGATCTGCTCGTCGAGGGGACCGGCACGGCCGTCTCGGAGGCGACCTACGATCGGTTCGGCATGCGGGTCGTCCCCTGTGGGACGAGCCTCGCGGCGTTCGAACGCGCGGATCCGGCCCGCCTCCGGGACGTCGTCGCAGAACTCGCGGGCGAAACCGACGTGCTCCTCCTGGACTCGCCGGCGGCGCTCGGCTCGAAGTCGGCGGTGCTTCCGCTGGTGCTCGCCGACCGGATCGTCGTCGTGCTCCAGCCGACTGTTCCGTCGCTTTCGGACGGGCTCAAGGCCCAGGAGTACGCCCGGTCGTACGGGACGGAGACTGCCGGCATCCTCTTCAACAGGGTCCGGGGGGAACTCGGCGATGTCGCCGACAGGGCCGAACGCTACTTCGGCGGCACGACGCTCGCGGCGGTGCCCGAAAGCGACGCGATCAGGCAGGGTCGCCGGGCCGGAAAACCCCTTCTCGCGCACGCACCGGACTCCGCCGCCGCGGACGCCTATCGGGAGGCCGCAAGCGCACTCGAACCGCGGACCGGACGGGCCGACGACGTCGCTGCCAGATTCAAAAGTGCCGTCGTCCCGGAGACCCACTGA